The Arctopsyche grandis isolate Sample6627 chromosome 10, ASM5162203v2, whole genome shotgun sequence genome window below encodes:
- the pcx gene encoding pecanex has product MGSQALEILRQGVWASATGGWFYDPHQTAACNTAHLYLWLLLLCLPFTVYLYFPPSISGWCVYIVLIAILFAVIKGLNFTLHHMYDTSECIIVPSDNTAPPEKRRMQKKNRQDEDIELQMLRSQHLSTRSQSDNESVVSLECHKPNSSTIDLKVDVHRKNSSESSAEGASLRAVVGAVAVQHAERTQMSDNIMVISEASTSGGHRPRSRPVRKRWTKQQNRDNPNSNVKIEELSSEEGLRMEFCSKTEDAVAVNIDDDALEDSSKCIPSLFNDSYDQLLTNTKQYLSKFARQLSSDSRDNSELSINGFQVSPVKKKGNNSQQCYFNVYPVESCTKSAIALTQPSQTPQSSAMRRNSNSTMSTIQLPIVSSAHMVTRIRRHSNVTNASLGFLPTGSVELGAYMLEKTNNEGASSKKKTNTETRMPGVRRIKSAALEIGCPPPSVSNLSPHPNSVETIGGQVLKNPKSAIIPPPSKSLIRNPHLNLWPKNITNSVEGNSLPYMNYGSEIVYPIAEISDEMQTSQCQESDLESLSSRCGSDYEDDKGIIMKPQLRGFDSDFNQPLEANSSDTEYENNGSRSPLLDRNECIHDIKIVKCKSEKCDVDSKKQSNLNSKGLLKNNSFCADSKSADKLKYDRNKKLLKNNSFNTTMTVSEENSNNVQVVSGDIGTQQRSEIVDNSEIINNVKNSKQKSTKSKPFENTDFFDKTSASSKDLLLEKSSVDSNECLMENFEKHKEKMDHEKEVKRLTDLEISNSSDSLEMQDARQEVGTETSDISDQKTLSDTHSKDASPPLLREDSEHKLQSDENSIYGMIWLFDESNHQNTEPVEEDNKEVSTDNYDIDKPSCSHSESTSNNQRNLGAIPKQLKNITRTRASSLKENKKLEKSKDREKSFEGPTQEELETAEAHSALVQGLECLFAASKTNTVVMPPLNRDDRPRCYRHQLEHRRDNHKPRKKSIEEMAQTSTNTILPTSMPLLAAFLNSRVEYPHVPIYLPGEADPGPSCSDTRTVPEGTYYELQRARPLVDRNHRFRQRKVKRNTRNRGNEQYQPAEKIPKETNKSLSNNTLGASSSNVHFATSFEDTSDGAIHCFMDECGKWMSYTFDKNSSGHAKETDKTNQLKSNENNECQAESPGLAGSCVSIDSRDLEISNKSKNSDSLDHTGTNESNCNSPSNEGSNNPLLSSNNNSTSTIPSIPIKSNSKNPTMPTVINKGSLRGKANDNSILLSNCSLVLTAPTVTQKCNLRISSNDAGCSSLIVTNDLTSNVPPLPPKSNSRNKSLYVVAPDVPSRLNRPPLYSDSLLVDRVELHQMVSTNVQINFLNPNPAACLVNDANNSTMLHLSNAIPISSSIADSLDLSQGRNKSRLPDSLENTNENQPMTYYKFKILNCWQIKVTMDRLKLMALFDRNLTLKETYLSITLGTLVSVLGALVLHMGFYKDIWAFWFCFVIAGSQYSLLKSVQPDSASPIHGFNRMVAFSRPVYFCLYSALLCTIHHNLGHQHTNGSLDSTSVLSNDDFFFYGMKVKFMEVLTIMENVISVFLLFFPLAFSFGLFPQVNTFAMYLFEQIDIHIFGGNATASLSASIYCLSRSTLAIAVLYGFAYGGLTESKGSQHILFSMFCGLIVPISYHLSRCASDYTMIWNLLKSHLIPSDLYAVQNGSNNSNLELEKRSMDVQSDKNSKMKTNSEGNISKQPSIGSSTSKMNLSSDTNISKAQKRSQTSVNSSVNSLRMDSKTGVNLHSSSSIKLDTPADEKTESKVKTPNDDNEDEMEDPLPKKLQETVNSRFKNDIIICSFMALFIFGIHCTTVFSTLQPELNPIIRSISGFWGWTLHYLIPQFRKQLPWLWLSAPALKAHEHAEFEVREPAKIMWFEKVYVFLCFIEKNILYPVVFISAVTQDSPQIIVKFGPGVGALIICVCAVKCLRNSYSDPDNQYLILLFAELLFKYDYWFATETFLIDYFLMGIIFNKTYEFLLKIQFVVTYIAPWQITWGSAFHAFAQPFSVPHSAMLFLQAGISAILSTPLNPILGSAIFISSYVRPVKFWERDYNTKRVDQSNTRLSSQLERNLGSDDNNLNSIFYEHLTRSLQHYLCGDLMLGRWGQVQQGDCFVLTSDSLNCLVHIVEMGNGLVSFQLRGLEFRGTYCQQREVEAITEGPEENDGCCCCAVGHLPGMLSVNAMFSLRWLAWQLTTARYVLEGYSISDNSAVSMLQVYDFRKVLITYYVKSIIFYTIQSPKLEEWLSSPSILEALKPTLDRNFIDLDPIFTLNLDEDYDYRASGITRASFCSIYHSWVSHCGLKRDDLYKQKGDKLFARDSALVSLCFGLSLVGRRTLGTASHNSVSNVEFFLFGLHALFKGDFRITCVRDEWVFSDMSLLHSVLAPAVKMALKLHQDHFMSPEEYCSSQALYAAINCHTECLVICHEASPTWRNNVLRGAPHLLALRHVMDDGTDEYKIIMLNKRYLSFRVIKLNRECVRGLWAGQQQELIYLRNRNPERGSIQNAKQALRNIINSSCDQPIGYPIYVSPLTTSYAETNPQLTTLIGGSLTLGIIKRHAIDFWTKVRRRCGEGCSSGSASNTIESGNNPNTAQLSQITHRALDVSRTSLVGTRGSLASVGKPGSSTLASLAGLLGSREQPLAPTNFQVPSDLQLCGQRLLFDRQDPDSVYTTIRESTDKVISNNEREPSQHDSLRNSNPNNRGSWRHSSNASHYSRDSRQNISTRDRAWDIARRSKERRDRERIRPSSFRFVNTPVREGAIKSSHLTNEGYEMNSLKSDKNKEKAGHSRERDGKVSGSKEGRKDQKSGGPKSIASGTSFPSPESSMEDLSCNVGGDNCQIIFNRNANSKHSNSFDQPKESHIRRSSDFACSSGREFSTKHHNSEKNIDNIASKDLPLKNMESCSEHSVFKRSGESPRELTKTTKDLRLDRENYKELAGKYSELSIKETNLKIASDTKDTGRKPIVRRSESLKSELKNHISVGCKVVIVDPSGVYDCINLGRRIDVKWPSPFQRQRGGRNHWGTWVPQQGMDGQVVHRWTPNHRDPDLRSHVDKTILLVQIDDKFVPIAENCVQDLGDEV; this is encoded by the exons ATGGGATCGCAGGCTCTGGAGATCCTGCGGCAGGGAGTGTGGGCGTCTGCGACCGGTGGCTGGTTCTACGACCCTCACCAGACGGCCGCCTGCAACACCGCTCACCTCTACCTCTGGCTGCTGCTTCTCTGTCTCCCCTTCACCGTCTATCTG TATTTTCCTCCTTCTATCAGTGGTTGGTGTGTGTACATCGTTCTCATCGCGATATTGTTCGCTGTGATAAAGGGACTCAATTTTACCTTGCATCATATGTATGATACGTCAGAATGTATCATCGTACCTTCAGACAACACTGCCCCTCCAGAAAAACGTAGaatgcaaaagaaaaatag GCAAGATGAAGACATTGAATTGCAAATGTTGCGCAGTCAGCATTTATCTACCAGATCTCAAAGTGATAATGAATCTGTCGTTTCACTCGAATGTCACAAGCCAAACAGCAGCACCATAG ATTTAAAAGTTGATGTACACCGTAAAAACAGTTCGGAATCGAGCGCTGAAGGGGCATCTCTGAGGGCTGTTGTAGGGGCAGTAGCAGTTCAACATGCTGAACGTACCCAAATGTCGGATAATATTATGGTTATATCTGAGGCGTCGACGAGTGGCGGACATCGGCCGAGATCTCGTCCTGTACGGAAACGTTGGACCAAACAGCAGAACCGAGACAATCCTAATTCAAATGTTAAAATAGAAGAATTGAGCTCTGAAGAAGGCCTCCGAATGGAATTCTGTTCTAAAACAGAAGACGCAGTCGCTGTGAACATTGACGATGATGCTTTGGAAGATTCGTCTAAATGTATTCCATCTCTATTCAACGATTCGTACGATCAACTTTTAACCAACACAAAGCAGTATCTGTCGAAATTCGCAAGGCAATTGAGTTCAGATTCAAGGGATAATTCAGAACTGAGTATTAATGGTTTTCAAGTATCGCCCGTCAAGAAAAAAGGAAATAATTCGCAACAatgttattttaatgtttatccAGTTGAAAGTTGTACAAAATCTGCAATTGCACTCACTCAACCTTCTCAAACGCCACAGTCTTCTGCTATGCGAAGAAATTCCAACTCTACCATGTCCACTATTCAGTTGCCTATAGTGAGTTCTGCACACATGGTGACGAGAATCAGACGTCATTCCAACGTCACCAATGCTAGTCTAGGATTTTTACCGACCGGAAGTGTTGAGCTTGGTGCTTATATGCTAGAAAAAACAAACAACGAAGGAGCCAGTAGTAAAAAGAAAACTAACACCGAAACGCGAATGCCAGGTGTCAGAAGAATAAAAAGCGCTGCTCTTGAAATCGGCTGTCCTCCACCGAGTGTGTCAAATTTATCACCGCATCCCAATAGCGTAGAAACGATTGGCGGGCAAGTTTTGAAAAATCCTAAGAGTGCTATTATACCACCTCCGAGTAAAAGTTTAATTAGAAACCCGCATTTAAATCTTTggccaaaaaatataacaaattctGTAGAAGGAAATAGTTTACCGTATATGAATTATGGTTCTGAAATTGTGTATCCTATAGCTGAAATTTCTGATGAGATGCAAACGTCTCAATGTCAGGAGAGCGATTTGGAGTCGCTCAGTAGTCGGTGTGGATCTGATTATGAAGACGACAAGGGTATTATTATGAAGCCTCAGCTTCGAGGCTTCGATTCTGATTTCAACCAACCACTTGAAGCGAATTCTTCAGATACAGAGTATGAAAATAATGGATCTCGATCGCCTTTACTTGACCGCAACGAATGTATCCACGATATCAAAATAGTGAAATGCAAATCGGAAAAATGTGATGTAGATTCCAAAAAACAATCTAATTTAAATAGTAAGGGActtcttaaaaataattcattttgtgCGGACTCTAAAAGTGCTGATAAACtaaaatatgatagaaataaaaaactgttgaaaaataattcattcaacACAACTATGACTGTGAGTGAAGAGAATTCAAACAATGTTCAAGTTGTGAGTGGTGATATTGGAACTCAACAACGTAGTGAGATAGTTGATAatagtgaaataataaataatgttaaaaaCTCTAAACAAAAATCCACAAAATCAAAACCTTTTGAAAATACTGATTTCTTCGATAAAACAAGTGCTAGTTCTAAAGATCTACTCTTGGAAAAATCTAGTGTTGATTCAAATGAGTGtttaatggaaaattttgaaaaacacAAAGAAAAAATGGACCACGAAAAGGAAGTTAAAAGGTTGACTGATTTAGAAATATCAAATTCAAGTGACAGTCTAGAGATGCAAGATGCTAGACAAGAAGTCGGTACTGAAACTAGTGATATTAGTGATCAAAAAACTTTATCAGATACACATTCTAAAGATGCTTCTCCACCTTTGCTTAGAGAAGATTCAGAACATAAATTACAAAGTGATGAAAATAGTATTTATGGCATGATATGGTTATTCGATGAATCAAATCATCAAAATACGGAACCAGTTGAGGAAGATAATAAAGAAGTCAGTACAGACAATTACGATATAGACAAACCATCGTGTTCGCATTCTGAGTCAACCTCAAACAACCAAAGAAATTTAGGTGCTATTCCCAAACAGTTGAAAAATATTACTAGAACACGTGCATCTTctttgaaagaaaataaaaaattagagaaGTCTAAAGACAGAGAAAAAAGCTTCGAAGGTCCCACACAGGAAGAGTTGGAAACGGCTGAAGCTCACAGTGCTCTCGTTCAAGGCTTGGAATGTTTATTCGCTGCATCCAAAACAAATACAGTTGTAATGCCACCACTCAACAGAGATGATAGACCTCGATGTTATCGCCATCAACTAGAACATCGTAGAGACAATCATAAGCCTAGAAAAAAGTCTATAGAGGAAATGGCTCAAACCTCCACCAATACGATTCTTCCCACATCAATGCCACTTTTAGCTGCCTTTTTAAATTCTAGAGTCGAATACCCACACGTTCCTATATATTTGCCGGGTGAAGCAGACCCTGGTCCTTCGTGTTCCGATACCAGAACAGTCCCTGAAGGAACATACTACGAACTGCAACGTGCTAGACCTTTGGTCGATAGAAATCATCGATTTAGACAAAGAAAAGTGAAAAGGAACACTAGAAATCGTGGCAACGAGCAATATCAACCGGCTGAGAAGATTCCAAAGGAAACCAATAAAAGTTTAAGTAACAACACGCTCGGAGCTTCATCAAGTAATGTTCACTTTGCGACATCTTTCGAAGATACGTCAGATGGTGCTATTCATTGTTTTATGGATGAATGTGGAAAGTGGATGTCATACACGTTCGACAAAAATAGTTCTGGTCATGCGAAAGAAACTGATAAAACTAATCAATTGAAATCTAACGAAAATAACGAGTGTCAAGCTGAATCGCCAGGTTTGGCTGGAAGTTGTGTTTCTATAGATTCTCGCGATTtggaaatttcaaataaatcaaaaaatagcgACAGTCTCGATCACACTGGAACCAATGAGAGTAATTGTAACTCGCCATCCAATGAAGGCAGCAACAATCCACTACTTTCCAGTAATAACAATTCAACGTCAACAATACCTTCCATTCCAATCAAGAGCAATTCGAAAAATCCCACAATGCCAACTGTTATCAATAAGGGTAGCTTGAGAGGTAAAGCAAATGATAATAGTATATTACTTTCCAATTGCAGTTTGGTATTGACGGCACCTACTGTTACGCAAAAATGCAATTTGCGAATTAGTTCAAACGATGCTGGCTGTAGTTCATTAATTGTCACTAATGATCTAACTTCCAACGTACCACCTCTTCCACCCAAGAGTAATTCAAGAAATAAATCATTGTATGTAGTGGCACCAGATGTACCATCGAGGCTAAATAGACCTCCCCTATATAGTGATTCACTCCTAGTAGATAGGGTAGAGCTACACCAAATGGTCTCGACTAATGtccaaataaattttttgaatccaaATCCTGCCGCTTGTTTAGTAAACGATGCAAACAATTCAACAATGTTGCACTTATCCAACGCAATACCCATCTCCAGCTCTATTGCCGACAGTTTAGATCTAAGCCAAGGAAGGAACAAATCGAGATTACCGGACTCTTTAGAAAACACAAATGAAAATCAGCCCATGacgtattataaatttaaaatactcaaCTGTTGGCAAATTAAAGTCACGATGGACAGACTTAAACTCATGGCGCTGTTTGATAGGAATCTCACATTGAAGGAAACCTACTTATCAATCACATTGGGAACGTTGGTTTCAGTTCTAGGTGCTCTAGTGTTGCATATGGGATTTTACAAAGATATATGGGCATTTTGGTTCTGCTTCGTAATTGCTGGTAGTCAGTATTCGCTTTTGAAAAGCGTTCAACCAGATTCAGCATCACCGATTCACGGATTCAACAGAATGGTTGCATTTTCAAGACCTGTTTACTTCTGTTTGTACAGCGCGCTGCTATGTACTATTCATCATAATTTGGGGCATCAGCATACGAATGGATCTTTAGACAGCACTTCAGTTCTAAGCAATGacgattttttcttttatggAATGAAAGTAAAATTCATGGAAGTATTAACGATTATGGAAAATGTGATTTCGGTGTTTTTGCTATTTTTCCCACTGGCATTCAGCTTCGGCTTGTTTCCTCAAGTTAATACATTTGCCATGTATTTATTTGAGCAAATTGATATTCACATCTTTGGAGGAAATGCAACGGCTAGTCTGAGTGCTTCCATATATTGCTTGTCCCGATCGACTTTGGCTATTGCTGTTCTTTACGGCTTTGCATATGGAGGTCTCACTGAGTCGAAAGGTTCACAGCACATACTCTTTTCAATGTTCTGTGGACTCATCGTACCTATATCGTATCATTTGAGTAGGTGTGCCAGCGATTATACGATGATTTGGAATCTACTAAAGAGTCATCTCATTCCTTCCGACTTGTACGCAGTTCAAAATGGAAGCAACAATTCTAATTTAGAACTCGAAAAGCGAAGTATGGATGTCCAGAGTGATAAAAACTCCAAAATGAAAACTAATTCCGAAGGCAATATTTCAAAGCAACCGTCAATCGGTAGTTCTACGTCGAAGATGAATTTGAGTTCTGATACTAATATTTCGAAAGCTCAAAAGAGGTCACAGACTAGTGTAAATTCGAGTGTGAATTCTCTGAGAATGGATTCAAAAACTGGTGTCAATTTGCACTCGAGCAGTTCCATTAAATTGGACACACCGGCAGATGAGAAAACCGAGAGTAAAGTCAAAACGCCAAATGATGATAACGAAGATGAGATGGAAGATCCTCTACCCAAAAAGTTGCAAGAAACTGTCAATTCTAGATTCAAAAATGACATCATTATATGCAGTTTCATGGCTTTGTTCATATTTGGAATACATTGTACAACTGTGTTTTCGACATTACAGCCAGAGCTCAATCCA attatacGATCCATTTCTGGGTTTTGGGGTTGGACATTGCATTATTTAATTCCCCAATTTCGTAAACAACTTCCATGGTTGTGGCTTTCAGCGCCTGCACTCAAAGCCCACGAACACGCCGAATTTGAAGTTAGAGAACCTGCTAAAATCATGTGGTTTGAAAAG GTATACGTATTTTTATGCTTCATAGAAAAGAATATTTTATACCCAGTGGTATTCATTTCTGCTGTGACTCAAGATTCACCTCAAATAATTGTGAAATTTGGACCAGGCGTTGGTGCATTGATTATATGCGTTTGTGCAGTAAAAT GTTTAAGAAACTCATACTCGGATCCGGATAATCAATACCTAATATTGCTATTTGCTGAATTGCTCTTCAAATATGATTATTGGTTCGCCACTGAAACTTTTCTGATTGATTACTTTTTAATGGGAATAATCTTCAATAAAACCTACGAGTTTCTTCTTAaa atacaATTTGTAGTGACATATATTGCACCTTGGCAAATCACTTGGGGTAGTGCATTTCATGCTTTCGCTCAACCATTCAGCGTGCCTCATTCAGCCATGTTGTTCTTACAAGCTGGTATTTCTGCCATCTTATCGACACCGCTCAATCCCATTTTAG GTAGTGCAATTTTCATTAGTTCGTATGTGAGACCTGTAAAATTTTGGGAACGAGACTATAATACCAAAAGAGTTGATCAAAGCAACACCAGATTATCTTCTCAATTAGAACGAAATCTAGGATCAG ATGATAACAATTTAAATTCTATATTTTACGAACATCTGACGAGGTCTCTTCAGCATTATCTATGTGGTGATTTGATGCTTGGCAGGTGGGGGCAAGTACAGCAAGGAGATTGTTttg TTTTAACATCCGATTCCTTGAATTGCTTGGTCCACATCGTGGAAATGGGTAATGGATTAGTATCATTTCAATTAAGAGGTCTAGAGTTTCGAGGAACTTATTGTCAGCAACGAGAAGTTGAGGCTATAACCGAAGGGCCTGAAGAGAATGACG GCTGTTGTTGCTGTGCTGTTGGGCATCTTCCCGGTATGCTGTCGGTAAATGCCATGTTTTCTTTACGATGGTTAGCATGGCAACTCACCACTGCTCGATACGTCCTCGAAGGGTATTCAATATCCGACAATAGTGCAGTCTCTATGCTGCAAGTATATGATTTTAGAAAAGTTTTGATAACCTATTACGTAAAG AGCATAATATTTTACACTATACAATCGCCAAAGTTAGAGGAGTGGCTATCTTCTCCGAGCATTCTCGAAGCTTTAAAGCCTACACTAGATCGCAATTTTATAGATCTCGATCCGATATTCACTTTAAATCTGGATGAAGACTATGATTATCGAGCATCGGGAATCACTCG agcCTCCTTCTGTTCCATTTATCATTCTTGGGTTTCTCACTGTGGATTGAAAAGGGATGATTTGTACAAGCAAAAAGGAGATAAACTCTTTGCCCGTGATTCAGCACTTGTCTCCTTGTGTTTCGGGTTGAGTCTTGTTGGCAGACGTACATTAGGAACAGCTAGTCATAATTCTGTTTCTAA tgtTGAATTTTTTCTATTTGGTCTCCATGCTTTGTTTAAAGGCGATTTTAGAATTACTTGCGTACGTGACGAATGGGTGTTTTCAGATATGTCACTTTTACATTCTGTACTAGCTCCTGCTGTCAAAATGGCTCTAAAACTTCACCAA GATCACTTCATGTCGCCTGAGGAATACTGCAGTAGTCAAGCACTGTATGCCGCCATCAACTGTCATACTGAATGTCTTGTAATATGTCACGAAGCATCACCCACGTGGCGAAATAACGTTCTTAGAGGAGCACCTCATTTATTAGCTTTACG ACATGTAATGGATGACGGTACGGATGAATATAAGATAATAATGCTCAACAAGCGGTATTTGAGTTTTCGTGTCATCAAATTGAATAGAGAATGTGTTCGCGGTCTGTGGGCAGGTCAACAACAAGAGCttatatatttaagaaatagAAATCCAGAAAGAGGAAGCATACAAAATGCAAAACAA gctttacgtaatattataaattcatcaTGTGATCAACCTATTGGTTACCCGATTTATGTGTCTCCACTAACTACATCATATGCCGAGACAAACCCACAGTTAACCACCCTGATTGGGGGCTCTTTGACTCTTGGCATAATAAAACGGCACGCTATTGACTTCTGGACAAA AGTGCGGAGACGTTGCGGAGAAGGTTGTTCAAGTGGAAGCGCTAGTAACACCATAGAAAGTGGTAATAATCCTAACACTGCACAATTAAGTCAAATTACTCATCGCGCTTTAGACGTATCAAGAACATCTTTAG tGGGTACTCGTGGTAGTTTGGCCAGTGTGGGGAAACCTGGTAGCTCTACTCTCGCTTCTTTAGCCGGACTATTAGGATCACGTGAACAACCTCTGGCGCCTACGAATTTCCAAGTTCCGTCAGATCTGCAATTATGTGGACAGCGTCTCCTTTTTGATCGACAGGATCCCGATTCAG tGTACACAACAATAAGAGAAAGTACGGATAAAGTGATCAGCAACAATGAAAGGGAACCATCACAGCATGATAGTTTAAGAAATTCCAATCCCAATAACAGAGGATCTTGGAGACACTCGTCGAATGCTTCTCATTACTCGCGAGATTCACGACAG AATATTTCCACCCGTGATAGAGCATGGGACATTGCAAGACGTTCTAAAGAAAGACGGGATAGAGAGAGAATAAGACCTTCAAGTTTTCGTTTCGTAAATACTCCTGTAAGAGAAGGTGCTATTAAATCTTCACATCTCACTAATGAAGGTTATGAAATGAATTCATTAAAGTCtgacaaaaataaagaaaaagctGGTCATTCTCGAGAAAGAGATGGAAAAGTATCAGGATCTAAAGAAGGGAGAAAAGATCAGAAGAGCGGTGGCCCAAAATCA atCGCGTCAGGTACTAGTTTTCCAAGTCCTGAAAGCTCAATGGAAGATCTTTCCTGTAATGTGGGAGGTGACAATtgtcaaattatatttaatcgCAATGCTAACTCTAAACATTCCAATTCATTTGATCAACCGAAAGAATCTCATATACGGAGAAGTAGTGATTTTGCCTGTTCGAGCGGTCGAGAATTCTCAACAAAACAccacaattctgaaaaaaacattgataacatagccTCCAAAGACTTGCCGCTAAAAAACATGGAGTCTTGTTCTGAACACAGTGTTTTTAAACGATCAGGCGAAAGCCCGAGAGAACTCACCAAAACAACGAAAGATCTCCGACTCGACAGAGAAAACTATAAAGAATTGGCCGGCAAGTACAGCGAGCTCTCCATAAAAGAAACTAATCTAAAAATTGCTAGTGATACCAAAGATACCGGAAGAAAACCTATAGTGCGGAGGTCCGAATCTCTGAAATCAGAGTTGAAAAATCATATTAGTGTCGGTTGTAAAGTTGTCATAGTGGATCCTTCCGGGGTGTACGATTGTATAAATTTGGGTAGAAGGATTGATGTTAAATGGCCATCGCCTTTTCAGCGGCAAAGAGGTGGAAGGAATCACTGGGGAACTTGGGTTCCCCAACAGGGAATGGACGGTCAG GTCGTACATAGATGGACACCCAATCACAGAGATCCCGATCTCCGGTCACACGTCGACAAAACCATATTACTTGTTCAAATAGACGATAAATTTGTACCGATTGCGGAAAATTGCGTTCAAGATTTGGGTGACGaagtttga
- the LOC143918044 gene encoding mitochondrial 2-oxodicarboxylate carrier, which translates to MSDSQSILKQAAMQIGAGGSAGFVEVCIMHPLDLIKTRLQLQTNKVSNHSDPHYYNGIVDCFKKMYKHEGMFSYWKGILPPILAETPKRAVKFFCFEQYKKIFLFGSPTPTPLTFSLAGLGAGVTEAILVNPFEVVKVTLQSNKTLAAQMPSTWAVTKEIVRKDGIGFSGLNKGVTATIYRNGSFNMIYFGFYHSVKGYLPEYEDSLKEFLRKLSIGFVSGTLASCFNIPFDVAKSRIQGPQPVAGQIKYRGTFKTIGIVYKEEGFAALYKGLLPKVLRLGPGGAIMLVVYEYAYNFLVMKFN; encoded by the exons ATGAGCGATTCACAGTCGATATTGAAGCAGGCTGCGATGCAGATAGGAGCCGGTGGAAGTGCTGGATTCGTAGAAGTGTGTATCATGCATCCATTGGATTTGATCAAGACTAGATTGCAATTACAAACCAATAAAGTATCAAATCACTCAGATCCTCACTACTACAATGGCATAGTAGATTGTTTCAAAAAGATGTATAAACATGAAGGAATGTTTTCTTATTGGAAAGGTATTTTGCCTCCGATTTTAGCTGAAACACCGAAACGTGCAGTGAAATTTTTCTGCTTTgagcaatataaaaaaatatttttgtttggatCACCTACTCCCACTCCATTG ACGTTTTCATTAGCTGGTCTTGGTGCAGGTGTCACTGAAGCCATCTTGGTTAATCCTTTTGAAGTGGTTAAAGTAACCCTTCAATCTAATAAAACATTGGCTGCTCAAATGCCAAGTACATGGGCAGTGACAAAAGAAATAGTTCGAAAGGATGGCATTGGGTTTTCGGGATTGAATAAAGGAGTCACTGCAACAATTTATAGAAATGGTTCAttcaatatgatttattttggaTTTTATCATAGTGTGAAGGGATATTTACCTGAATATGAG GATAGCCTTAAGGAATTTCTACGAaagctttctattggatttgtaTCGGGAACTTTAGCTTCATGCTTCAATATACCATTTGATGTAGCGAAGAGTCGTATTCAAGGACCTCAACCAGTGGCTGGTCAAATTAAATATCGTGGCACTTTCAAAACTATTGGCATTGTATACAAAGAAGAAGG attcgCTGCTTTATATAAAGGACTTTTACCTAAAGTCTTAAGATTGGGACCCGGTGGAGCAATTATGCTAGTCGTTTATGaatatgcatataattttttagtaatgaaatttaattaa